A section of the Kluyveromyces lactis strain NRRL Y-1140 chromosome F complete sequence genome encodes:
- a CDS encoding uncharacterized protein (conserved hypothetical protein), whose product MSSHPFQVIDLCAPAEETSRLLLEAANTQGFLFIDGHSFSQQQVDALFRLSMEYFTNTPHHEKLQYAFDVAKNYGYTDYTREQGDPSKAKDFKECYNFGSINFSNGTYNGQSRSTSENCMQHGEVPPLFTYHNDLIVDSIKKFHELARNIMGLFTVALGIIQEDFFVSRFSDDKKNGCVMRLLHYPLFRDDGVDGSSGIDPTLRIGPHSDYGALTLLLQKEGEQGLEVQLDPGCDQWTKVPFLTSRYEGSAPPIVVNFGDMLSFWTKGVIRSTKHRVKIDPGETRSSDRYSIVFFTHPDADTTLDPVPSRVIESNSNGIGAPPVTAYEYLSAHLSRVINSIPSHDGMV is encoded by the coding sequence ATGTCATCTCACCCTTTCCAGGTCATTGATTTGTGTGCTCctgcagaagaaacttcacGTCTGCTATTAGAAGCTGCAAATACTCAAGGTTTTCTGTTTATTGACGGCCACtctttttctcaacaacaagTAGATGCTTTGTTTCGCTTATCCATGGAGTACTTCACCAATACTCCCCACCACGAAAAGCTGCAATATGCTTTCGATGTCGCCAAGAATTATGGATACACTGATTATACTCGTGAACAAGGGGACCCCAGCAAGGCCAAAGACTTCAAAGAGTGCTACAATTTTGGTTCTATAAATTTCAGCAATGGTACTTACAACGGCCAATCGCGGTCTACTTCTGAAAATTGTATGCAGCATGGTGAAGTTCCCCCATTGTTTACTTATCACAATGACTTAATTGTTGACAGcatcaagaaattccaTGAGCTGGCCAGGAATATCATGGGATTATTCACGGTAGCCCTTGGAATCATccaagaagatttctttgtatcCAGGTTCAGTGACGATAAGAAGAACGGATGTGTCATGAGGTTGTTGCACTATCCCCTTTTCAGGGATGATGGCGTTGATGGCAGCTCTGGGATTGACCCGACGCTAAGAATTGGACCTCATTCGGATTACGGCGCATTGACACTCTTGCTTCAAAAGGAAGGAGAGCAAGGGCTGGAAGTGCAATTGGACCCGGGCTGTGACCAGTGGACAAAGGTTCCGTTTTTGACTTCCAGATACGAAGGTTCGGCTCCTCCAATTGTCGTTAACTTCGGTGACATGTTGAGCTTTTGGACAAAAGGCGTTATTAGGAGCACGAAACACAGAGTGAAAATTGACCCTGGTGAAACGAGATCCAGTGACAGATACTCCATTGTGTTTTTTACCCATCCTGACGCAGACACTACCCTAGATCCCGTTCCAAGTAGAGTCATCGAGAGTAACTCTAATGGCATTGGGGCACCTCCGGTGACGGCTTACGAGTATTTGTCTGCTCACCTCTCCCGCGTGATCAACTCAATTCCCAGTCATGACGGCATGGTATAG
- a CDS encoding MCT family MFS transporter (similar to uniprot|P36032 Saccharomyces cerevisiae YKL221W MCH2 Protein with similarity to mammalian monocarboxylate permeases which are involved in transport of monocarboxylic acids across the plasma membrane mutant is not deficient in monocarboxylate transport) has product MSATLQSIMSENNTTFREKGEAATSLETSNISSAGELKDPGRLEKEQTIYEFETVPEDEDDSYNKIKVPDGGYGWVVVFSSFLLNFCTSGASYGYGVYLSYYMDSGKYETGGKLDYAAIGGLSFGVGVLFSPLYNYILINTSPRKLISLGIVIQNVAALLAAFSTKLWQVYLTQGVFISIGTGAICFPNTTIAAPWFRKKRSLALGITVAGTGVGGIVFNLSTQRIIDNYDSKWALISQCIICSVLSTVAVLLIRTRRDEVQKYSDTPTTAVALDMFKYPVIWLLILWVCFTMLGYVVQVYSLFSFTISLGYTSKQASAVSCVICVGIIVGRPLVGLAADKFGAVTTGMFCHLIVAILCYGMWIPCRNYATVVVFGLFEGMLMGSIWLLLTSIITRLVGLPKLEAVYSVVWMFLGVCAIVSPVIGISLAKNNVKPGENAYLYTAVYCGTAYLLAALALWCIRGIIIARDKVSLVEKTGYDDGELHLRVNLVDALKGMAHYGKLYRKV; this is encoded by the coding sequence ATGAGTGCAACTCTTCAGAGCATCATGTCCGAGAATAATACTACCTTCAGAGAGAAAGGAGAGGCCGCTACCAGCTTGGAAACttcaaacatttcttcagcaggagaattgaaagatccTGGCAGACTCGAAAAGGAGCAAACTATTTATGAATTTGAGACTGTgccagaagatgaggatgatagctacaacaaaataaaagttCCAGATGGAGGCTATGGCTGGGTGGTGGTTTTCTCATCCTTCTTGTTAAACTTCTGCACCTCTGGTGCGTCGTATGGTTACGGTGTTTACTTGTCATATTACATGGATAGTGGAAAATACGAAACTGGAGGTAAACTCGACTATGCTGCCATTGGGGGATTGAGCTTTGGTGTTGGGGTTCTTTTTTCTCCCTTGTACAACTATATATTGATAAACACTTCACCAAGGAAGCTCATTTCGCTTGGAATCGTCATTCAGAATGTTGCCGCGTTACTAGCTGCCTTTTCTACCAAATTATGGCAGGTGTATCTGACTCAAGGTGTGTTCATCTCAATAGGTACAGGCGCAATATGCTTTCCAAACACTACAATAGCCGCACCATGGTTtaggaagaaaagatccCTAGCTCTGGGGATTACCGTGGCCGGTACGGGGGTTGGAGGAATCGTTTTCAACCTCTCCACCCAACgcattattgataattatGATTCCAAGTGGGCGTTGATTTCTCAATGTATCATATGCTCAGTGCTGAGTACTGTAGCGGTGCTTTTGATTAGAACCAGAAGAGACGAGGTTCAGAAGTATTCTGATACGCCCACAACAGCAGTGGCGCTGGATATGTTCAAGTACCCAGTGATATGGTTATTGATCCTTTGGGTGTGTTTCACCATGCTTGGTTATGTTGTTCAGGTCTATTCTCTGTTCTCGTTTACGATTTCTCTCGGCTACACTTCCAAACAAGCCTCGGCGGTGTCCTGTGTTATATGTGTGGGAATCATTGTTGGAAGACCTCTTGTGGGACTTGCCGCCGATAAGTTCGGAGCGGTGACAACAGGGATGTTCTGCCATCTGATTGTAGCTATTCTGTGTTATGGAATGTGGATTCCGTGCAGAAATTACGCAACAGTTGTCGTGTTCGGTCTCTTCGAGGGAATGTTGATGGGATCAATATGGCTACTACTCACTTCCATAATAACACGGTTGGTCGGTTTGCCAAAACTAGAAGCGGTGTATTCGGTAGTGTGGATGTTTCTTGGAGTGTGTGCTATTGTGTCACCTGTAATTGGTATTTCTCTTGCAAAGAACAATGTTAAGCCAGGGGAGAACGCCTACTTGTACACGGCAGTTTACTGTGGAACAGCGTACCTGTTGGCAGCGTTAGCTCTTTGGTGCATTCGCGGTATTATTATCGCACGCGACAAAGTAAGTTTGGTTGAAAAGACTGGCTACGATGATGGTGAGCTACATTTGAGGGTAAACCTTGTCGATGCGCTGAAAGGAATGGCGCACTACGGCAAGTTATATCGAAAGGTGTGA
- a CDS encoding uncharacterized protein (no similarity): MVSWECLLLASSIPNFRLFDQSLAGDTFTVISSADNSSGYFLNVSAYFENGSFYRWESFATVAATSDFFASH, translated from the coding sequence ATGGTCAGCTGGGAATGTTTATTGCTTGCTAGTTCCATTCCGAATTTCCGTTTGTTCGATCAAAGTTTAGCTGGCGATACATTCACCGTTATCTCATCCGCCGACAACAGTAGTGGGtactttttgaatgtgAGTGCGTACTTTGAAAACGGGTCATTTTACCGTTGGGAATCGTTCGCAACAGTTGCTGCAACTTCAGACTTTTTCGCTAGTCACTAA
- a CDS encoding uncharacterized protein (no similarity) yields MYISLVYLEVLLSFSLLSPAAAAPLPDANSTAVNSLEFDMVSNSTSVCFNSTNYAIDVSELPLPEWLDDWDSLLLAMPCGDEIFVSVPKDLDSNTTAKILAYSLASGIAVDNWNSELQKRENIQADLDAFWETGTVELDSLSIVQN; encoded by the coding sequence ATGTACATTAGCTTGGTTTATTTGGAAGTTTTATTGTCCTTTTCGCTACTTTCTCCGGCTGCAGCCGCTCCGCTGCCTGATGCAAACTCCACCGCTGTCAACTCACTTGAATTCGATATGGTTTCCAATTCCACTTCagtttgtttcaattccacTAACTATGCCATTGATGTTTCTGAGCTCCCTCTTCCAGAATGGTTAGATGACTGGGATTCTTTATTACTTGCTATGCCGTGCggtgatgaaattttcgTTTCTGTTCCAAAAGATCTGGACAGCAACACTACAGCAAAGATACTGGCTTATTCTTTAGCTTCTGGTATTGCAGTGGATAATTGGAATAGTGAACTGCAGAAGAGAGAAAACATTCAGGCAGATCTTGATGCCTTCTGGGAAACAGGCACTGTTGAGCTAGACTCGCTATCAATTGTACAAAATTGA
- a CDS encoding arsenic resistance protein (similar to uniprot|Q06598 Saccharomyces cerevisiae YPR201W ARR3 Arsenite transporter of the plasma membrane required for resistance to arsenic compounds transcription is activated by Arr1p in the presence of arsenite), translated as MKEFFVTGENTLKGGEDAQNSEVLDGQKKARSMVYSTIKSVSYLDLLLPFTILLCMIVSILISVYVPSSRHTFDAENHASLVNVSIPLAIGMIVMMIPPICKVSWESIHKYLKEKYVWRQLLLSLILNWIFGPLLMTALAWLALFEHKEYREGIIMIGIARCIAMVLIWNQIAGGDNDLCVVLVVCNSVLQMVLYAPLQLLYCYVISNDHFQGSYNAMFSEVAKSVSAFLGIPLCCGILIRLIFVYSIGKHNYEKHILKYISPWAMIGFHYTICILFVSRGYQFIHEIGSAFLCFIPLVLYFILAWSFTFVLMRYLTNTKPSDDEKCECDQEQLLLKKNWGKKTCSSSYPITMTQCFTTASNNFELSLAVAISIYGNDSQQAIAATFGPLLEVPILMILAIFARYLRIRFIWRTDVPLKAES; from the coding sequence atgaaagaattctttGTCACAGGTGAGAACACTCTGAAGGGCGGTGAAGATGCCCAAAATTCGGAAGTTCTGGACGGCCAGAAAAAAGCACGCTCCATGGTGTATAGCACCATCAAATCTGTATCTTATCTAGATTTACTTTTGCCCTTCACCATTCTACTCTGTATGATAGTTTCCATATTAATATCTGTCTATGTGCCGTCCTCCCGTCACACATTCGATGCTGAGAACCATGCTAGTTTGGTGAACGTCTCCATACCACTTGCAATCGGGATGATTGTCATGATGATTCCTCCAATTTGCAAAGTGTCTTGGGAGTCTATACACAAATACTTGAAGGAAAAGTATGTATGGAGGCAATTATTGCTATCTCTTATTCTCAACTGGATTTTTGGACCATTGTTAATGACGGCCTTGGCATGGTTAGCCTTATTTGAGCACAAAGAGTATCGTGAGGGTATTATAATGATAGGAATCGCCAGATGTATTGCAATGGTATTGATTTGGAACCAAATTGCTGGTGGTGATAACGATTTGTGTGTTGTTTTGGTTGTTTGCAATTCGGTATTGCAGATGGTCCTATATGCGCCTTTACAATTACTATACTGCTACGTGATTTCAAATGACCATTTTCAGGGTTCTTACAACGCAATGTTTAGCGAGGTGGCCAAGTCCGTTAGCGCATTTCTTGGAATACCATTATGTTGTGGGATTCTAATTCGTTTAATATTTGTTTACAGTATTGGGAAACACAATTATGAAAAGCATATTCTCAAATACATATCTCCATGGGCTATGATAGGCTTTCACTATACAATTTGCATCCTATTTGTCAGTCGTGGGTATCAGTTCATTCATGAGATTGGATCCGCTTTCTTGTGTTTCATCCCTTTGGTCTTATACTTCATCCTCGCCTGGAGCTTCACGTTTGTCCTCATGAGGTATCTAACGAACACAAAGCCCAGTGACGATGAAAAATGCGAATGCGATCAAGAGCAGCTTCTTctaaagaaaaattgggGGAAAAAGACTTGCAGTTCAAGCTACCCCATAACTATGACACAGTGTTTTACAACAGCCTCCAACAACTTCGAGTTATCGTTGGCCGTTGCAATATCGATTTATGGAAACGATAGTCAGCAAGCCATAGCTGCAACTTTTGGACCATTGTTGGAGGTTCCTATCTTAATGATATTGGCCATTTTCGCTAGATATCTACGGATACGATTCATATGGAGGACTGATGTTCCACTCAAAGCTGAAAGCTAG
- a CDS encoding RTA1 domain-containing protein (similar to uniprot|P40100 Saccharomyces cerevisiae YER185W Hypothetical ORF and to YGR213C uniprot|P53047 Saccharomyces cerevisiae YGR213C RTA1 involved in 7-aminocholesterol resistance), producing the protein MATGDASESFQKYRYDPSKAAAIAVCATFGVLFISMIIMIATSVRRFDKMSASNKRKVRNFTILRFLPFLVGIAIEAVGYGMRYMSVNDTDKLTPYILQSVFLLVAPALFAATIYMVFGQMLHYLQCTKLSIVPARWSTTIFVIGDVLSFFVQGAGAGIMANADTSSESKTGSNIIVVGLFVQVAVFGFFMITELRFLLRVKRTSAIVPYLSLHWRTLNLTLLGISLLILIRSLVRAIEFIQGNKGFIISHEYFLYVFDALMMILASLVWIVTFKFGDIFKIIYEVKLLDSFKEKSGDDASYMQTEAFDKK; encoded by the coding sequence ATGGCTACTGGAGACGCAAGtgaaagttttcaaaagtaCCGTTACGACCCTTCTAAGGCAGCTGCCATAGCCGTATGTGCAACTTTTGGCGTGTTATTTATTTCGATGATTATTATGATAGCTACGTCTGTAAGAAGGTTTGACAAAATGAGTGCCAGTAACAAACGCAAAGTTAGGAACTTCACCATTTTGAGATTTTTACCATTTTTGGTAGGTATTGCCATAGAAGCTGTTGGATACGGTATGCGGTACATGTCTGTGAATGATACCGACAAGTTGACGCCATACATTCTCCAATctgtatttcttcttgttgcGCCAGCTTTGTTCGCTGCGACGATTTACATGGTATTTGGTCAAATGTTACATTATCTACAATGTACGAAGCTTTCCATAGTTCCTGCACGTTGGAGCACAACTATATTTGTGATTGGTGATGTTTTAAGTTTCTTTGTGCAGGGTGCAGGTGCCGGTATCATGGCCAATGCTGACACGTCAAGTGAATCAAAAACTGGGTCCAACATCATCGTTGTTGGATTATTCGTGCAGGTTGCAGTCTTCGGTTTTTTCATGATCACAGAGCTACGTTTCTTGCTTCGAGTAAAGCGCACTAGCGCTATTGTTCCGTACCTTTCACTTCACTGGAGAACGCTCAACTTAACACTTCTGGGCATCAGTTTACTAATTCTGATCAGGTCTCTTGTACGTGccattgaatttattcaaGGTAATAAAGGCTTCATTATCAGTCACGAGTACTTCTTGTACGTGTTTGACGCGCTAATGATGATTCTTGCTTCATTGGTATGGATCGTTACTTTCAAATTTGGAGACATATTTAAGATCATTTATGAGGTCAAACTCCTTGATTCTTTCAAGGAGAAGAGTGGTGATGATGCCAGCTATATGCAAACTGAAGCTTTTGATAAAAAGTGA
- a CDS encoding uncharacterized protein (similar to uniprot|Q12235 Saccharomyces cerevisiae YLL055W Hypothetical ORF) — MSELKIENEDAEVVDKDDKLQNGKYTEFETSSDSIDKKEKKIDVKDADELLKFMDKYESTVEPLTEEEEKKFVKKNFAAVSLLTILVTLILFMDKSTIGYTTILGIYTDTGISKGDFNNLNSIFYAGYLIAQWPCHILMQKLPLGKYLAGSIFSWAIIVGLTGICNNYGSLMACRFFLGATEAVVVPACEITLGMFLTTEQREIVQPVFWAATAAAPLLSSFISFGLMHTNTSTYPWRIFMAINAGLSLILAIIVLLLYPDNPANAKFLSTKEKVYLIKQVQRSTESSIEQKTIKKYQIYETFKDPVSWLFFFQSFTLMLSNSLTYQQNQLYVDIGVDNLGSSLVSAAGSVWDILLYLIFAFVILNYPNQSGYIAAGCLILPIASSIAMVTIDWSNKYALLACMILAGSSKGITYIIALGWTTSSAAGYTKKLYRNVMFMLAYGAANIISPQLWNPKDAPRYYPSWIIQIVVSFFLNIVILLTIRYILAKRNKERYQWVQEHPEDNFGIVSFTEGVNERVNLAMLDLTDFENKRFIYPL; from the coding sequence ATGtctgaattgaaaatagAAAACGAAGATGCTGAAGTAGTCgataaagatgataaatTGCAAAACGGGAAATACACCGAATTTGAGACTAGCTCAGattcaattgataaaaaggaaaaaaaaattgatgtCAAAGATGCTGACGAACTTCTTAAATTTATGGACAAATACGAATCTACCGTGGAACCACTTACTGAGgaggaagagaaaaagttTGTTAAGAAAAACTTCGCTGCTGTATCTCTATTAACCATTCTTGTTACGTTAATCCTTTTCATGGATAAATCAACAATCGGTTATACTACCATTCTTGGAATCTATACAGACACAGGAATCAGTAAAGGCGACTTTAACAACTTAAATTCTATATTCTACGCTGGGTACCTTATTGCTCAATGGCCATGTCATATATTAATGCAAAAATTGCCCTTGGGAAAATATCTCGCTGGAAGTATTTTCTCCTGGGCAATAATTGTAGGGTTGACAGGAATCTGTAATAATTATGGTAGTTTAATGGCTTgtcgtttttttttaggtGCCACCGAAGCCGTGGTGGTTCCTGCTTGTGAGATTACCCTTGGTATGTTCCTTACTACGGAGCAACGTGAAATTGTTCAACCAGTGTTTTGGGCAGCTACAGCAGCAGCACCTTTACTTTCATCGttcatttcttttggatTGATGCATACGAATACATCCACTTATCCTTGGAGAATATTTATGGCAATCAATGCTGGTTTATCGTTGATACTTGCCATAATTGTCTTACTCCTCTACCCTGATAACCCTGCTAACGCAAAGTTTCTgtcaacaaaagaaaaagtctATCTTATAAAGCAAGTGCAACGGTCAACGgaatcatcaattgaacAGAAGACAAtcaaaaaatatcaaatttatGAAACATTCAAAGATCCAGTTTCATGGTTGttctttttccaaagttttACTCTTATGCTGTCAAATTCATTGACATACCAACAGAACCAATTGTATGTTGATATCGGTGTCGACAACCTAGGATCTTCATTGGTTTCTGCGGCTGGGAGTGTTTGGGACATTCTACTGTACTTGATATTCGCTTTTGTTATCCTCAACTATCCAAATCAAAGTGGTTATATTGCAGCCGGTTGTCTGATTCTACCAATTGCGTCCAGTATTGCGATGGTTACAATAGATTGGTCCAACAAATATGCGTTGTTAGCCTGTATGATCTTAGCCGGCTCCTCAAAGGGTATCACATACATTATTGCTTTGGGATGGACGACATCATCTGCAGCCGGTTATACCAAGAAACTCTACAGGAACGTAATGTTTATGTTGGCATATGGCGCTGCAAACATCATTTCTCCTCAACTCTGGAATCCAAAGGATGCCCCAAGATACTATCCATCCTGGATTATTCAAATTGTGGTTTCATTCTTCCTTAATATTGTTATTTTGTTAACAATCAGATACATTTTGGCGAAAAGGAACAAAGAAAGGTATCAATGGGTTCAAGAACATCCAGAAGACAACTTTGGTATTGTTTCTTTCACAGAAGGAGTCAACGAAAGAGTTAATCTAGCCATGCTAGATCTTACcgattttgaaaacaaaagatttATCTACCCACTATGA
- the PEX22 gene encoding ubiquitin-protein transferase activating protein PEX22 (weakly similar to uniprot|P39718 Saccharomyces cerevisiae YAL055W PEX22) yields MRGDKETTNWLNKSLMKQARQKKLSIIAVGVLSTVAVTVGYLLYLYRGQRNPNIRDVKPKSKCYVLTQDLFDKIENWQEELSKDSVMLVLPEVAHLGNHLKLQLSSIEHKIVIFNNSSAVWSAVRHLKKYELVISRDKTSDMPVDLRRYVGQISHI; encoded by the coding sequence ATGCGAGGAGATAAGGAAACCACCAATTGGCTAAACAAGTCCCTTATGAAGCAAGCCCGGCAAAAGAAGCTTTCGATTATAGCTGTTGGGGTATTATCGACAGTGGCAGTAACTGTAGGTTATTTATTATATCTGTATCGTGGCCAGCGAAACCCGAATATAAGAGACGTAAAACCAAAGTCGAAATGTTACGTTCTTACACAAGACTTGTTCGATAAGATCGAAAATTGGCAAGAAGAACTATCAAAAGACAGCGTAATGTTAGTTTTACCAGAAGTTGCCCACTTAGGAAATCATTTAAAGTTACAGCTATCGTCTATTGAACATAAGATTGTCATCTTTAACAATTCATCGGCCGTTTGGAGTGCAGTTAGGCATTTAAAGAAATACGAGTTGGTAATAAGTCGTGATAAGACTTCTGATATGCCAGTAGATCTCAGGAGGTATGTGGGACAGATTTCGCACATTTGA
- the RAD17 gene encoding Rad17p (similar to uniprot|P48581 Saccharomyces cerevisiae YOR368W RAD17 Checkpoint protein involved in the activation of the DNA damage and meiotic pachytene checkpoints with Mec3p and Ddc1p forms a clamp that is loaded onto partial duplex DNA homolog of human and S. pombe Rad1 and U. maydis Rec1 proteins), translating into MIDSPIFYATTVHLDHIVTALNCLTPFGVKGEMLITIDKNGLSFAQENNHVIKIQLVLSRELFQTFHYSPITETSLTKVSLRLDHVLDSLNISNDRNDIIECTLTYNGDGSPFILIFEDNMITESVEYSTYLLKDLDNTGLVLDRTRLQFECIIKGDVLHNALHDLKEIGCKDCYFYAIHNETTKKPLFALISRSQQGLSKIILPNERSILEKFEIYANDSTTLLYDHPMISVFDYGMLDKIRASARIASKIMIRRDVHGLMTVNILNETKDILRPNDQEYKRTRAISGNNLPSHYPGIIIEICMLEKALPELPDVNEIKVMMIEYMGSESRHNFLPNTQQPPKKTAHDDKEEENSDGYEAASQDLPLFF; encoded by the coding sequence ATGATAGATTCTCCTATTTTTTATGCGACGACTGTCCATTTGGATCATATTGTGACGGCTTTGAATTGTTTAACACCTTTTGGAGTGAAAGGTGAAATGCTCATCACCATAGATAAAAATGGTTTGTCCTTTGCCCAAGAAAACAATCATGTAATCAAGATCCAATTGGTTCTTTCACGGGAGTtatttcaaacctttcaCTATAGCCCGATAACTGAAACATCTTTGACCAAGGTATCCCTGCGGCTTGACCATGTATTGGATAGTTTGAATATCAGTAACGATCGGAACGATATAATTGAGTGTACTTTAACATATAATGGGGATGGATCCCCATTCATATTAATATTCGAAGATAACATGATCACTGAAAGCGTCGAATACTCAACATATCTGCTCAAAGACTTAGACAACACTGGGTTGGTACTAGATAGAACGCGACTGCAATTCGAATGCATAATAAAAGGGGATGTCTTACACAATGCCTTACAcgatttgaaggaaattggATGCAAAGATTGCTATTTTTATGCGATACATAACGAAACCACCAAAAAGCCCTTATTCGcattgatttcaagatctcAACAAGGTTTATCTAAGATCATATTACCTAATGAGAGATCGATTTTAGAGAAGTTCGAAATATACGCAAATGATTCAACCACCCTCTTATATGATCATCCAATGATAAGTGTTTTTGATTATGGAATGCTAGACAAAATACGAGCCAGTGCTCGGATTGCTTCAAAAATCATGATACGTAGAGATGTACATGGTTTGATGACTGTTAATATATTGAATGAAACGAAGGATATACTAAGACCTAATGACCAGGAGTATAAGAGGACTAGAGCCATTTCAGGTAACAATCTACCAAGTCATTATCCTGGGATAATTATTGAGATATGCATGCTTGAGAAAGCTCTTCCAGAGCTTCCAGACGTAAATGAGATAAAAGTAATGATGATTGAATATATGGGAAGTGAATCGCGCCATAATTTCCTTCCCAATACACAACAACCGCCGAAGAAAACTGCACATGACGAtaaagaagaggaaaataGTGACGGGTATGAAGCTGCTTCGCAAGATTTGCCGCTATTCTTCTAG
- the RPS12 gene encoding 40S ribosomal protein eS12 (similar to uniprot|P48589 Saccharomyces cerevisiae YOR369C RPS12 Protein component of the small (40S) ribosomal subunit) — translation MSDVEEVQQVPVAELTIEDALKVVLRTSLVHDGLARGLRESAKALTRGEGQLAVLVESVTEEAISKLVQGLATENNVPLIKVADAKQLGEWAGLGKIDRDGNARKVVGASVVVVKNWGADTQEREILLEHFSQQ, via the coding sequence ATGTCTgacgttgaagaagtcCAACAAGTCCCAGTCGCTGAATTGACCATCGAAGATGCCCTAAAGGTCGTCTTGAGAACCTCTTTGGTTCACGATGGTTTGGCCAGAGGTTTGAGAGAATCTGCCAAGGCTTTGACCAGAGGTGAAGGTCAACTAGCTGTTTTGGTTGAATCGGTTACTGAAGAAGCCATCAGCAAGTTGGTCCAAGGTTTGGCCACTGAAAACAACGTTCCATTAATCAAGGTTGCTGATGCCAAGCAATTAGGTGAATGGGCCGGTTTGGGTAAGATCGACCGTGACGGTAACGCCAGAAAGGTCGTCGGTGCTTCCGTTGTTGTTGTTAAGAACTGGGGTGCTGACAcccaagaaagagaaattcttttggaacatttCAGCCAACAATAA